The Oleidesulfovibrio alaskensis DSM 16109 nucleotide sequence AAAGCGCTCTGCGCCGTATTTTTTTCAGGCAGCCGGAACTTTTTGCGTTCCTGCTGCTTTTCTGCGTTCTGGCGGGGGGCTGCGGCGAAAATGAAGAAGTGGTGCGGGTGGACCTGTCGCACCGCGAACGTATTGTGGTGGCCAAACCGGCAGAGGCGGTCACCTACGCCTACCTGCCCCAGTATTCGCACACCACGTCCTACACGCGGCATAACCCGCTGGTGGAATATCTTGAGCGGGAATCGGGCCTTACCATGCGTCAGGTGTTTCCCGACACGTTTGAAGAACACACCCGCATGGTTGAGCGCGGCGAGATAGATATCTCTTTTTCCAATCCGTTCACATACGTCCGGCTGGCGCAGAAAGGGGCCACCGCTTTTGCCAGAGTCATCGAACCGTCGGGCAGACCTTTTTTCCGCGGGCAGATAATCGCACGCATCGACAGCGGCATACGGCGGCTTGAAGACTGCGAGGGCAAACGCTGGATAGCGGTGGATCCGCTTTCCGCGGGCGGTTATCTGTTTGCGCTGGGTATGTTCCACGACATGGGGCTGGATACGGATGATTTTGCGGCCGTGGATTTTGCTCCGGGCCCCGGAGGCAAGCAGGAAAAAGCTGTCCTTGCGGTGTACGCGGGCAAGTACGACTTTGCTTCCATACGGGAAGGTACGCTGGATATCGTGCGTGACAAAATAGATCCGGAACGCATACGGGTTGTCGCAACCACACAGGCGTACCCCGGCTGGGTGTATGCCGCGCGCAAGGGGCTGGACCCCGCGGTGGTCGACCGCATACGCAATGCCATGTTCAGGCTGTCCATGGAAGAACCCGAAGGCGGGCGCATACTGGCCAATGCGGGCATACGCGGTATAATTCCCGCTGCCGATGCCGATTACGCCCCCATAAGGGAGCTGATGTCCAAACTTGATCTGTACGGGGAGGTGGACTGGTGAGTCCTCTTACCCGGATGCGTTTCCGCAACAAGCTCAATGTGGGCATCACGCTGATAGTGCTGGCTGTTTCCGTGGTGCTGGCCGTTGTTTCCATTCACATTTCCACATCAGAACTGCTGGCCGAATCGCGGCGCAGGGGGCTTGTGCTGGCCAGCAACCTTGCGTTGCGAGTGACAGACCCCATGCTGTCGGTGGATCTGCTGCGGCTCAAGACCATGGTGGACGAACTGTCCACAGTTGA carries:
- a CDS encoding phosphate/phosphite/phosphonate ABC transporter substrate-binding protein, whose product is MENSDRRKAARAGGGALSAEAGESALRRIFFRQPELFAFLLLFCVLAGGCGENEEVVRVDLSHRERIVVAKPAEAVTYAYLPQYSHTTSYTRHNPLVEYLERESGLTMRQVFPDTFEEHTRMVERGEIDISFSNPFTYVRLAQKGATAFARVIEPSGRPFFRGQIIARIDSGIRRLEDCEGKRWIAVDPLSAGGYLFALGMFHDMGLDTDDFAAVDFAPGPGGKQEKAVLAVYAGKYDFASIREGTLDIVRDKIDPERIRVVATTQAYPGWVYAARKGLDPAVVDRIRNAMFRLSMEEPEGGRILANAGIRGIIPAADADYAPIRELMSKLDLYGEVDW